From one Tachysurus vachellii isolate PV-2020 chromosome 23, HZAU_Pvac_v1, whole genome shotgun sequence genomic stretch:
- the acp2 gene encoding lysosomal acid phosphatase — MGSCIFSILLFFVFGYSIVECKVKLVTVLYRHGDRSPVKAYPTDPYQESAWPQGFGQLSQEGMQQHFELGQFLRKRYTGVLSENYTRSEIVVRSTDYDRTLMSAASNLAGLFPPNGSQVFHPGLAWQPIPIHTVPQDEEKLLSFPIPNCPRYQVLMNETERTEIFLNMTKTYKDFLEMVWNKTGMKSTSLEMIWSIYDTLFCEKKHGLLPPAWVTPDVMKTLKLLKNFSFQIMFGVYKREEKCRLQGGVLLDQIIKNLSAAAFLNLNQQLKMIMYSAHDTTIVALQEALNVYNGLQPPYASCHIFELHQDQNGSYSVAMFYRNDSTATEPYYLTLPGCARLCPLEDFIRLTNSVIPTDWHKECQISSSSSDKDVIFGLAACGFILLLLVAVLFVLLCRQSKLVIGYSHIINQSDHS, encoded by the exons ATGGGATCGTGTATTTTTAGcatcttgttgttttttgtcttcGGATATTCGATTGTAGAATGTAAGGTTAAATTGGTCACAGTG TTATATCGCCATGGAGACCGTTCACCTGTCAAAGCCTATCCAACAGACCCATACCAGGAGAGCGCATGGCCACAGGGTTTTGGACAGCTTTCTCAG GAAGGTATGCAGCAGCACTTTGAACTAGGCCAGTTTCTGAGAAAACGCTACACAGGTGTCCTGAGCGAAAACTATACGCGTTCTGAG ATTGTTGTACGGAGCACAGATTACGATCGCACTCTGATGAGTGCAGCCTCAAATCTTGCTGGACTTTTCCCACCCAATGGCTCACAGGTGTTTCATCCAGGTTTGGCTTGGCAGCCTATACCAATACACACAGTCCCCCAAGATGAGGAAAAG CTGCTGTCATTTCCTATTCCAAACTGCCCACGCTACCAAGTGCTGATgaatgaaacagaaagaacagaaattTTCCTAAATATGACCAAGACTTACAAA GATTTCCTGGAGATGGTATGGAATAAAACTGGGATGAAGTCAACGTCCCTTGAGATGATATGGAGTATCTATGATACACTTTTCTGTGAG AAGAAGCATGGCCTGCTCCCTCCAGCCTGGGTGACTCCAGATGTGATGAAGACACTGAAGCTGCTGAAAAACTTTAGTTTCCAGATCATGTTTGGTGTCTATAAAAGAGAGGAGAAATGCCGGCTACAAGGAG GTGTCTTGCTCGATCAGATTATTAAGAACCTATCGGCTGCTgcctttttaaatttaaatcagcAGCTGAAGATGATCATGTATTCTGCG CATGACACGACCATTGTAGCGCTTCAGGAGGCACTTAATGTGTATAATGGATTACAGCCACCATATGCTTCCTGCCACATATTTGAACTGCATCAGGATCAGAATGG ATCATACTCTGTGGCAATGTTTTATCGTAATGATAGCACTGCAACTGAGCCATACTATTTAACTTTACCTGGTTGTGCCCGGCTGTGCCCCCTGGAAGACTTCATTAGACTCACAAATTCGGTCATTCCAACAGATTGGCACAAGGAGTGCCAGATCAGCTCATCTTCAAGTGATAAag ATGTGATTTTTGGGCTGGCTGCCTGTGGCTTCATTCTTCTACTCCTCGTTGCAGTGTTGTTTGTCCTGTTGTGTCGTCAAAGCAAGCTGGTCATCGGTTATAGCCACATTATCAACCAGAGTGATCACTCCTGA